From Pyrenophora tritici-repentis strain M4 chromosome 1, whole genome shotgun sequence, the proteins below share one genomic window:
- a CDS encoding DDE-3 multi-domain protein has protein sequence MPGTGHRLQPAVLQAILDRIAACESDRAISRATGASRNTVAKLRLSLEFWGVPYPPRCVRLGRPSILRQAQREGLQAYLNGSPGAYMDEMRDFLYDEYDVRISLASVYRELEKMRWSRKLATKRAKEQSEPLRRLYLARMAQHYKAEQIVALDESACNERTGDRKYGWSPIGEPVELSHSFRRSERWSLLPAMTIDGYISYKIFQGAITSEILEDFLEFQVLPFCNPHPGPASVIVLDNASIHRSERVRVLCQSAGVLLEYLPPYSPDFNPIEKSFKQLKGWMKRNSAQAENFIDFGVFLEYAAQLVCCNINCRSWFHRCGYPY, from the coding sequence atgccaggcaccggccaccgcttgcagcccgctgttctccaggctatcctcgaccgaattgctgcctgcgaaagtgatcgagccatctctagagctacaggtgcgagccgtaacacagtagcaaagctgaggttgagcttagagttttggggcgtgccttatccgccgcgctgcgttcgacttgggcggccatctatactccggcaagctcagcgcgaaggccttcaggcatacctcaatggctcaccgggcgcatacatggatgagatgagggacttcttgtacgacgagtacgacgttaggataagccttgcgagcgtttaccgagagctagagaagatgagatggtctcgcaagcttgcaacaaagcgggcaaaggagcagagtgagccactccgccgcctctatcttgccaggatggcgcaacactataaggcggagcagatcgttgcgttggacgagagcgcctgcaatgagcgtacgggcgaccgcaagtatggctggtctccaatcggggagccggtggagctatcacacagcttcaggcgatcagaacggtggtcgctgctgccagccatgacgatagatggctacataagctataagatctttcaaggcgcgattacatctgagatcctagaagacttcttagagtttcaagtgctgccgttctgcaatcctcacccagggccagcctcagtaatcgtgcttgataacgcctccatccatcgatcagagcgtgtacgggtgctttgccaaagtgctggagtactccttgagtatctgccgccatactcaccagatttcaaccccatcgagaagagctttaagcagctcaaggggtggatgaaaaggaattcagcgcaagcggagaacttcattgactttggggtctttcttgagtatgcagcgcagctggtgtgctgtaatattaactgcagaagctggttccataggtgtggctatccctattaa
- a CDS encoding Trichoplein multi-domain protein, giving the protein MSCINAAIEAIESRDPGDKFTYSEVARRFGVDRSTLSRRHQQIRGSNEAKSRNQQLLHPHQELQLLEHIDELTEAGLPPTRTMIQNFASAIAGRATSQSWVTRFFHRHPDAIISRWSTGLDRNRHRADSVYKYESYFDLLSTKMAQHHIRAQDVYNMDEKGFLIGVTGRSKRVFSKQKYETGGFKKVIQDGNRDWITVIAAICADGSTLPPAIIYEATSGNMYARWVDDIAIDDPVYVTSSPSGWTNDQVGLAWLEQVFDRHTKEKAGNHTRLLILDGHGSHVTMDTHTLQPLDVVMFKPLAAAYSLSLQHYLQASHGLLAVRKDDFYRLFKPAWDSSFIKKHALKAFKATGIAPIDPEVVLKKFRKSTLTAPPPLVNVSRATITNLINQAYDPSSIATNNLSEILLRLQAAKEIAEYEKDALRAALHVHQKPRNRHEPPLDLQQRKAFHSGAVWWSPCKLREARFRQLVKEKEKEKELLDKIELKEAKENNRIYQLKIKEAARAAREEAKKVRDEAKAVKAAELDAKRRDRDAAKAIQQPQSGKRKASKPAAKQQPKKRRVGGAGGGTLAEVAAPAPPPTTTRRGRAVNTPAKYR; this is encoded by the exons atgagttgtatcaacgctgcgattgaagctattgaatcgcgtgatcccggagataaatttacatactctgaggttgcgcgccgctttggtgttgatcgctctacgttgtcgcgacgccatcaacagatccggggctcaaatgaagccaaatcacgtaatcagcaactccttcacccacaccaggagctacagcttctagagcacattgacgagcttactgaggctggcttaccaccgacgaggactatgatccagaactttgctagtgctatagccggaagggctacctcccaaagctgggtgacgcgcttctttcaccgtcatcccgacgcgattatatcacgttggtcaactggtttggaccgcaatcgccaccgggctgattctgtatacaagtacgagtcgtactttgatctactatctactaaaatggctcagcaccatattcgggcgcaggatgtatataatatggatgagaagggattccttattggagtgacggggaggagtaagagagtgtttagtaagcagaaatatgagactgggggctttaagaaagtgatacaggacggcaacagagattggatcactgttatcgctgctatatgtgctgatgggagtacgttaccgcccgcgattatatacgaagctacttcgggcaacatgtacgccagatgggttgatgatatcgcaattgacgatccagtctacgttacctcaagtccctcagggtggaccaatgatcaggtaggcctggcatggctcgaacaggtgtttgatcgccatacgaaggagaaggccggcaatcacacacgcttactcatccttgacggccatgggagtcacgttactatgga TACCCAtacgctgcagccactcgatgtggtaatgttcaaacctctggcagccgcgtactcactcagcttgcagcactacctccaggcgagccacggtctcttagctgtgaggaaggatgacttctaccgtcttttcaagcctgcctgggactcctctttcattaagaagcacgcgttgaaggcatttaaagccactgggatagctcctatagatcccgaagtagtacttaaaaagttccgaaagtcaacactaacagcaccgccgccactagtgaacgtgagtagagctactatcacgaacctcattaatcaggcctacgatccgagctctattgcgaccaacaacctctcagaaatactcctccgcctccaggctgccaaagagatcgccgagtacgagaaggacgcactgcgcgcggcgctacacgttcaccagaagccccgcaatcggcacgaacctcccctagatctacagcagcgaaaagcgttccattcaggggcagtttggtggtcgccgtgcaagcttcgagaggcccgcttcaggcagctagtgaaggagaaggagaaggagaaagagctacttgataagatagagttgaaagaggcaaaggagaacaacaggatctatcaacttaagatcaaagaggcagcgcgggcggcgcgtgaggaggcaaagaaggtgcgggatgaagccaaggctgtaaaggctgccgaacttgacgccaaacgacgcgatcgcgacgctgcaaaggctatacaacaaccccaatcgggcaagcgtaaggcttcaaagcccgctgcaaagcaacagccaaaaaaacgacgcgtgggtggtgctggcggtggcactctggctgaggtggctgcaccggctcccccaccaacaaccacccgacgcggccgggccgtcaatactccggcaaaatatagatag